The genomic DNA TGAATTGTGACACTAATGTCTTATGTTAGGGGAGTATCGAGCACTGACAAACATTTGTAACCCTGCCAAATTCTGTGTATGCCTATTGTCATGTTGTTCAGTGATTGTCATTTGTTCATGCCATATTATTTTTCGTATATTGCTTTGTTATAAATGCAGCATATtaattttctcaattgaattatttatatttttcaggttgagggcttttatagctgacttttgATATGGGGGATTCtaattattgaaggccgtacggttgtCTGCAAGTGCTTGTATCCGCTTCATTGGATATTTGGAGGCCagctgtttcattggcaatcataccgcattttctttgttttataatcAAGTTATTATGTTATTCTTTTAACCTATATAAGGCGTtgcaagaaaacaaaaaacaaaaaacaaaaaaacgtcACAGCAATAGGTTTTTCAACAATTTGAATGAAGGTGATTCCCTATACACTAGAGTTCTGGAGAAAAATAACTTGTCTTTTTAATCTGAAGCAGTTGTTCCTTTGTTTCAGGTTGAGCTAACGATGATCTACGGCGAGGCTCTGCAGAAACGTAAGGAAATTACAATGTTATACCCTTTATTACACAGTAATCATCGTCTGTGTTCATGACAAACAACAGATGACATATCAGAAGGACTCACGtcatatagttttaaaaaatcttttagaATTGTTGGAAGTGTTAACTTGTCAATTACCGGAAATACAGATGTATCTTCATTTACGGATCTGATATGTTTCCGAATTTGTGTTCGAGCAAGGTGTTTTAATCTTGGCGTTCTTCCAAAGTCGTTCACTATTTGATAGTCAGTTCCACTTTTGAAGTGATAATTTTCATAGCGATTCATATCAGCTACGGTAAGTTCATACCCAGCAGCTAAGAATGTTGCCACAAATGTCCTGTCATCGACACAGTAATCATTCTGTCGAGAGAACATACAATGTGATCTTTGTTGACATAAAACATCTCCAAATTTGTACAAGTTCGGATCCACTCCATGTTGTAGTAACATAATTGCTGTAATACAAATAAACCACGGTCCGGATATGTGTAAGGTCGTTGGACGATTTGCTTCATAAACCTTACCTCTCCTGTATAatatatgaaagagatataagCTTTAATAAAGAGTCTTCATTTACGATGTGACTGAATGACATCATGTGCCAACGATTTGTACGCAAGTCAACAATACATTTTTATCATAATCTGAATATAATTAATTCAAACCATGTTCAACTCTCACTGTTTACTTAAGGTAGTACCAAATACATGTACCTTGcctaaaaataattttgcttgttaaattttcatttttcattaaattttgaccaAGTGATTTTCTTTGACCCGTCAacgagaaaaatataaaaccacACATTTTATCGGAAAAAAttggatatatagcagtttgacaaacactgaattagatcattgagaagcttactATTTCCCAAACAATAGTACGTGCTTAAGAAGTTATCTCTCTGTAGTGTGATGTATCACCtcaaggtggtacccaacaccttcatttaaattaatttggctcgtctAATTTTCGTAAAACTTTGACAAAGCATTTACTTtcaccctttgacaaaaatataaaattttgaaacaaattgaGCCAACCATTTgatcagaaaaattatactgGTTACATAGCAATTTGACCAACACTggttttgatcattgagaagctaaaTATTCCATTAACAACACAACGCGATTAAAACattaagctgattttacagagttatctctctgTAGTGTTATGTTTCCCCTTAAGCTAACGATAGAATAAAGAGTGTCGCTTTTACGTGCAATAATTTCAATCATAAAAGAACATAatgaaacatgtatttataaacagTCATTCATCTTGAGTCAGTCTGATCGATGTGATCCAAATTTTAATACCAAGGTCCAAGGAATAAGATGCTTGGGTTAATCTCGTGTATGTTTTGTTACACTCTAGACCAATTCGTGGTCAACTGAACGGAAGGCTCATCTCTGCTTTATGAGCGTCCTTACAAGGTTTGATTTTATGACATATaactaataataaaatgataCCCACACAAGAGAAtccaaaaattaaagaaaagagaCCTTATAAATACTTATaaggataaaataaaaactcCTTCGTTTTAAACTGAAAAATCTAAAAGacacagaaaacaaaatttatgataCTACGAAGCACTCAATGCCTTTTTGAAAGTTGATcttgtattttttcataatcTTTAATAACAAGCTCGACGAGTAAACATAGCAATTAAACCAAAACTTgcttaaaaatgaaatcaaacttACCCTAAAAAGAGACATGGTCCCCAAGATGTAGTGTTAAGTTTAACGCCAGCATTTAAATACTGCTCTAgtacttttaaaaacatttgagGACCACCAGAATGTCTTGAAAATCCAAAGTACTGAAGCCGATTTGGACCAATGATTGCACGTGAGTCAGTTGGTTTCTGTAAATTGATACACTGTGGAAGTCCCTGGAATCTATTTATATCAACTCCTGCAATATTATAATACACTACATATGCTGTACAGGAATGTTGTAAAAATTGAAacgagaaaataaaataaaaaaatatagaaaaaatagcTGTTTTGTATTAGTTGCATACCTTGataatggtgaagttgaaaacatcccttcttaaattttacggacgccatcacgagttggttgaccgttatggaataaccgtttcaaaaatgatatcggatatgttccttacgtcgtaactacaatccccttgcctttcatgaatttgacctaccgaattagactatttaccggatttgtaatcacattagtaccacgacgggtgccgcatgtggagcaggatctgcttacccttcaggggcacctgagatcacccctagtttttggtggggttcttgttgtttattctttagttttctatgttgtgtcttgtgtactattgtttttctgtttgtctttttcatttttagccatggcgttgttagtttgtttttgatttatgagtttgactgtccctttggtatctttcgtccatctttGATAACTTCGCAAAGAATAATAAATCAACATAGAGGTAGATACAGTTTAAAGAATGGCGGCAAGTATCAAACTCATGTGCGTAAAtgaattgacaacgccatgactgaAAAAGTAAAGCCCAACAGACAACAGTACACAATACACAACATATGTGTTACAAATAAGGAGTTACGCTCGTTTAGATGCAATAATTAAGTCTGTAAGTTCTTTCGGATACAAGGTCGTAAAACTGATATATGTACTAAGGAAAAagatcattgtttttttttatttagttaactatttttttttctggttgAAAATAGGCAAAGAATAACCCCTGAAATGTGAGCTAACATTATTTGACACTTATTTAAGGAAAATCAGTACTgcagttgaagagttgccaacGTCAATAGTCGATTTGACGGTCGCTAATGCAGTTTCACTGGCAACACGTAGCGACGATAGTAAACGGAattttgcgaccgtcaaatcaagaTTGACGGTGGCACCTCTTCAACTTCAGTACTGTTATgtcgattctaatgcattacaaaaagaaataaaacgtTAGAGTTtgaacaaatttataaattgacatacaaaaacatcccgcgaaacttcatgaataaTATTGGCGCAaaaacgtcatggctaaaagtGACATCATACAAAT from Mytilus trossulus isolate FHL-02 chromosome 8, PNRI_Mtr1.1.1.hap1, whole genome shotgun sequence includes the following:
- the LOC134680604 gene encoding uncharacterized protein LOC134680604; protein product: MGQLWSNSEGVTCSKDTALKTAWQISESDNVDRTIIMREKTETKRFGEVVDRWTRQTELTALTIACLNNDVKLVKELINKGADVNLVARGDQHTNYDNSVPPIFYAANNRSVEIVKLLIDAGVDINRFQGLPQCINLQKPTDSRAIIGPNRLQYFGFSRHSGGPQMFLKVLEQYLNAGVKLNTTSWGPCLFLGRGKVYEANRPTTLHISGPWFICITAIMLLQHGVDPNLYKFGDVLCQQRSHCMFSRQNDYCVDDRTFVATFLAAGYELTVADMNRYENYHFKSGTDYQIVNDFGRTPRLKHLARTQIRKHIRSVNEDTSVFPVIDKLTLPTILKDFLKLYDVSPSDMSSVVCHEHRR